The DNA sequence catgacTTGTTTGTTATGTAAACTCCTAATGCACAGCATTTTCTTGAATCCTGAAATGTGTTTGCATAAGAGTAGCCCAGTAATCCCAGAGCTCTCTGCGCTCACCACCATTACTAGTGCTGTATGTTAAGATTACTGCTCAACAGAGATAGTGGGGGTAAACTGGTCTGATTAGAAACGAGGATTAGAATAGagcaatagaaaaaaaagtcaaatgatCATATGACAGAATGAGGTATAATGAAAACAAGGAGCAAAAGGAATGAGGTTTGGAGAGTTATGTCATTATAGGTGCCTCTGAAACAGCCTGAAGACAGAGATGTGAAATACATAGAAAAAGCGAAATATCTACAAGGAGAAAAACCTCATGTTACTATGGAGActgatggtgaaattgtgatcaCAATGTTTTGACATCTTCAAAACTATTTGTTACAGTCTGTTTTTTGTTGAATCAAACTCATTAAACAggacaaaataatacaaataacttatggacacacacactcacacatacatgttcgtttttgtgaaaagtggggacatcccataggcgtaatggtttttatactgtacaaactgtatgtgctattgccctacaccaaccctacacctaaacctaccccttacaggaaactttgtgctattgcagattttcaatacactccatatGTATTTCCTTAATTATATGACAAACTCTATTTAACTGGCATAATTTCTCTATTTTTCACTGAAATTGCAAGATGGCGGGCTGCTCTAAGGTGACTGAAACCCTGTGACAGGAGGCAGTCCAGATGAAGGCCAAAGGGATGAAcctttcactcactcactgcAAGAGAAGTTGGTCGTTCCAAATCTGTGATTTCTAGAATATTGCAGATTTACAATGACACCAATTCAAGTCCCCCAAAAGGCTGGTCATCTACATACAGTATAACAAATGCATGAGAGGACAGGTTAATGCGGAGACTCTCAATGGGGAATCGGTTCAACACTGCAGCTGGAATTGCTTGCCAGTTCAGTGCTGAAAGGGGTATAGATTTGTTTTGGGACATTTAAGAGAATTCGGATCGAAAGTAAAGACCAAGCCTCTCATCAGCAGAAAGAATCAAAAGGCTAAGCTCACCTTTTGCTGAGGAGCGTGTTGTGTGGAGAGAGGAGAACTGCTCCAAAGTTGATTTTAGTGATGAGAgcaagtttaattaattttggtCTGATGGAAAACATTATATTCATTGTTATACTGAGGAAGTCAGTGAAAGGTAGAGGAGGATGTATCATTGTTTGGGGGATGTTTTCTGCAGCAGGAGTTGGGTCTCTTATACACATACAAGGCAGAGTGAATGCAAATATCTATCAGATTCAGAATCTCCTTCAGTAACATGCAGTTCCTTCCCTGCAAGCATCTCCCAATCAGCCTGGCAATGATCCCGTCACGCTGCAAAACAAGTAAAGTAGTTCCTTGAAGCTGAAAacattgaaatcatgaaatggCCGGGCCAGAGTCCTGAACTAAACCCGTCTGAAAATCTCTTGGTGACAAAGTTACGACTAagaaacaaactacagttactgAACTATGGAAGAGAGAGGAAGAAGAGTGGATCAAGATCACACCAGAGCAGTGTGAGAAACGAATGAGATCCTGCGGCCGCGGATGTGCTGAAGTCATTCAAAATGAGGGCCTCTACACTTCCTACTAATTTCTGACAGCTGCAACCCtccaaaaatgtaattgtaatccTCTCTCATGCTACAGTGCATGGTTACTGTTCAgttctctaattttgatcaCTGCTTTTTCCACAAAATGAAGGTTTTTATTGAAATGCCTTGGTTATTTTGTCAAACATGTTGGTAGAACAGTGGTATACATACAGCGAATATTCCTTCAAATTTGATGAAGATTAGCAATATTTATTGATTGTTCTTTAAGTTTGATCTCCACTGTATATACTGCCTCAGATATTAGAGGCTGAGGTAGCACAGTCAGagctgcaatttttttttaatgcttttatgcagaatgtgtgtgtgtttgacagctATAATCGCTGTTTAatcttgttttgtgtgtgtccaGTGTGTTGAAGCACATTGTCATATTACCTGGTGGGATTATAAAATCTGTCAAACCAGATCTACCACTTTTTAATATGGAAAAAAGCTTttcctagtaaaaaagtaatatttttaaaataaatgttttatattaaatatagttcaaatctgttaatatatttactgacatattgaTTCAGACTtcctgatataaaaattataattaaacttttttttggattttatttgcattacttgtgcacaatgcacatttcatCAGCACCACTACctcacaattaaagtgcataaagcacaaaattagttgttgcaatttagcagacttttaagtataccagtttaatatattaacatgaaataaatttatttttcactagagttatctaaaactatatatatatatatatatatatatatatatataaagagctCAGAAGCAAAaacctctaagtgccatctgaaattttcttttaaaattagcatttttatcaggctcctatatatatatgttcagttattttactgtaattgtATAGACAaagacctatacattgccattagagtaaaattactgaacctaaacacaggagcatgataaaaatgctcattttagatgcaAATTTCAGATGGTGTGTatatcttcatatatatatacacattactCTACATTCAGAACTATGCCAGTATCATGTAATTCTGCTGTATTAAGACAGTAATAAACACAACATtgagtaacacattactttgtACACATTTCTTTCTAAGAACATTATCCTAGCTGtgtctctttctgtctgtctctttatCTTGCACTGTCTCTCATGCATTTTTGATTGTACACAGGCTCCTGAACCCCTTTGTGATATTCTAtcctttttattttctgttctgCTCTCACAGGGTTCAATGCAGGAAGATAAAGTTGCTGACAAAGGAGCCCTCCAACCCCAGGTGTCTGTTTGGGTGCTGAGTGAGTGTATCGGTCCCACTGTGAGTGTGTGATGGTGAGTGGAAACTGATACTTCCTCCCCCTTCAATGCCATCAGCAACTAGAgagattaaatttaacaaaaccttttatttttgaatttaacTCCGCTTAATACATACTTGATTTGCAGGACAGTCATCAAGTGCATTGGTGGCAACACAATCAAAATTCACAATGCATGCAAGTAATCTGGTCATATACAGTATGCTGTCTTCAGTGTGTGCTTCACAGGTTTGAAAATAAATCACCAtctgatgaaataaaatatatagcatAACCGCGAGTCACTTGTACAGTATTTACGGAGAACCATGTATCACAGTATACATCAGAGAGGTAAGGAGGAGAAATCAGGCACAAAAACGATAGAACAGGAGCGCGGGATTATCAAGACAGGCACAAGTCAAATGTAGATATGAAGTTCAAAGATTGTTCGCGTGTCGTCACAGTATCTGTGTGCTCGGGGCTCAACATAGTCGATATGTCGTCTGATCTGTATGATAAATTTGCAGAACTGCAGTTCTGACTAAAGTCTTTGGACATAAAAGTATGTagtaattaaatgataaatatccTCAGTGTGAACTTTTAACTAAACCAAAAGATGTTTTGCGaactttaaaacaacattttctgcattttaatATGACGTGACGTGGGTTTAACTGGTTCATCCTGGGAAATACAGCTAGAATCACTGCTCAGGGGCAAAGATGTAGTCTAGAGCCTGTCTCTCCGCTGCAGCCACGTTAGGATGCCACAGGTCCACACTGAAGATAACTCTGGGACCGTCTTCAGCTCCCCCTGGAGGACAAATATAAAGATGTAGGTTACATACAGTTAGAAGCCCTCTGTAGTATCTCAATTGTTTTTCCTAGTTTAAATATAGGGAAAAGTTGAGATCTCGGCCTATATTTCTTTGTCTCAATCTCTACTGGGGTCCTACAGAATGTCAGAAGagtctacactcttaaaaaaataaaggttccaagaGGTTTTTGTAGTGATTCCATAAAGAATCATTTGGGTTCCCAAAGAACGTTTTGTTGAATGTAAAGTtttcatggatgttaaaggttcttcacggAACCATGACAATAATGAACCTTTCATTTTTTACAAAGATTATACTGTCACAGtctcaacaatgtctcaaaatccaatataaatataaagatcTTGATATGAATGCAAACATTTACCAtataattctaaaatatatattacaaatatattatagaATCAATAACAATCtgtgttgattttatttaaaaggatAAGTCCGGATTAGTTGAGTGTTACATGAAATATCTGATTTGAAAAGAAACATCTCTGACCTAGTTGACACAAATATGAAACACAACTACAGAAGCATCATACTTCTTCAAAGTGGTCCATGTGCTCCATCAGATTTTTCATGTAACACTCAACTAATCCGGTTTTACACTATAGGCCAGGACTGCCAGTGGTGCCCCCTCAGAAACAAATGTGTGGCACACTTGCTTAATTGAGAACTCCATTTAGCAAGTAAGAATTTAGTCTTATTTTCATCTCCAGATTGCCTGTTATCTTTATTGTTGTAGTTTGGTGAGCTGATATCGATCTGTAAGTGCTCTTATTGGGTTCAGTCATTCAGCATATTATGATTAATGAGGTTTGTACAGTGTAGTTCTCTGACCATTATGTGAGATGGTATGCAGGAAGGAGTCATCCACAAGGAGGCAGTGTCCCTCTGACCAACACTGAGGCTCTCCACCCACCACCAGCTCACACTGAGCAGGCGTCTGAAGACCTGACACACAGAAACAGAGTTGTTTCACACACTCACagaaaaattgcatttttccccCCAAATGTTGGTGAACACAACATTGCAgcatttgtaacattaatacAGATTTTCtgtattactgttttcactgtattttggatgcatgaccataagagatttcttttaaaaaacattttttttaaaccttccTGAAGAGTTTTCTGTTTCAGTGTTGTGACTTACCCAGATGGCAGCGCAGACGTGTGTTTGTAGGGCCATAGGCCCCTCCCAATGTGGCCCCAGGACCGAGGAGCCAGAAGCCAGCAGATCCCAGAGAGTTACTGCTGATGAAGGTTCTTAGAGAGAGGAGGGTTCGGTATGTACACGGACACGCACGGCAGTTGCTGGCCACACACACTCCAGCGTTATAGAGCGGGAACACTGTCTGGCCCTGAGAGATCAACACATGAGCTCATCATCATACATGCACAACACACAGCACATTTTCTCTCTATTCTCAAGCTTAGCTCTGAGGTTGTGTGTCTATGTGCTGCATTTTATAGCCTGATTATTATGAGAGAATGATGAATTGAATCCAAACAGATCCCTAACAGCAGTGCAGTACAGATATTGATTGGAAGATATTAAGAGAGGGCTAGAAGGACAGCCAGAGAATGACAGAGTCTTGGTGAATGTGTATGCTGGATGAAGTAGAGTGATGCAGAACACAAGTGAATTAGTACagtttaactaaaaataaaaatgtcattatttactccctcatgtttttaacccaaatgctgTCATTTTTTCTATGAAAAACATCTTCACTGCAGCTGTAGCAAATATTTTCAAGGAATTACAaccctatctatctatctatctatctatctatctatctatctatctaaactgGTCAACTGTGATTGTATAGTTTGGGAATATTGAtacaaatcaaataaacagattttactgtgatttttacaGTTTTCTCTTTGAGTCATTGAAATTCCTGAAATAGCTTAGTATGTTTAGTCACCTTTGGTCCTTGGTAGCTCCACCCTAACTTTGTATCAATACCCCTCTGGTAGACAGCTTGGAACTCAGCAAGGATTATGGGATAGCTGGCCTCCAGAACCTCAATGTCGTGACGATGAGCATCCCTGGGAAAGAAAGGTATGCTGGGAACATCTGGGAGGTAGAAGAGATGAGGCTTTTGAATGGATGGCCGGTCATTGATCCTGGCCTAGACAGAAGCAAGGAAGATGTCGAGGGACAAACAGTGACATAAATGTTGAGATTCAACACAAATATTTAGGAAAGTGCCTCAGGTTATCCTACTTTTCCCATCTCTGACCTGATTGCGCAGGCCCTTGTGAATTCGCCCCATGCCAGCCCAACTGTAGCGCTTGGCATACTCTTGTAGTGCTCTATACAACTTCCTGCTTTCCGCTGCAGCTTCGGTGGGGAACGGGGCATGGCTCAACACCGGTGTCAGGTAGCTCTCTGTGccctcctcttcctccaccGTCTCCATGGTGATAGCCGCAGATGCTTTAGGTGCAGAGTGTCTAGGGTCAACTGGGGAACGGCTGGATGACCGAGAGAATGAGGATCGGCCGGAGCCACTTTTTAACATGCCAGAATGGGATGGTGGGTCAGAACCCACCCGGTAGCAGTaccagaggaagaggaggaggacgGTCCAGAGCAGCCCGCTGAGGGGAGGACCACCCAGCAATGCACAGGGGGGAAGCGGCACCAAGTCCAGAGACCAGGGCATAATGCTGAGAGAGTGAGCttacagagaaagaaagaaagaaagaaatgattcAATAATCATGACCTTCATGAACTTCTTGAGTGCTTGTTACATGAGACTTTCTTCAGTGTGTAAAATCAATACACTTTGACTTATTTCCCTTCCTTCATGTTTAATAGCTGAATAATTACTATGCAGCTGACCACAgataatgaatattaatcaaTCCGAGGCTTCACTCGGTGAAATATCTCTCGCTCTATTGCATAATGATTCCTGCTGCAGTCAGTTTGTGTGGTCGCCTTCATTCTCAGACAGTACTCACGTTGCTGAAACATTGCACACGGATGTCCGGAGAGAGCGTGACGACGGAAAGAACCGATTTTTACCGAACATCGCAAGTTACCATTCGGACACTTGCAGCGCGATTTTCTTAAATTTTAGGGtgttctgtgtatgtgtgttctcTTACCACTTCACCACGTCTTACTCAGTCTCTCTTTCCCCCGTCGGTCTCACCACGTCCCTTCCTCTGTTTATCTGCAGCCCTGAAAATACAGTAGATTCCGCATTCATTGCTTCCGTAAGGCTGGAAGAACGACTCCTCCTTCTTTACGGAACAGAACgaagatgtttttttattacctttGTCCATGTACTGACGCATCTGAATCAACCAGGCCCTCGTTGCTGGGTTGTTAAGCCCTATTTGAGAATTGTGTCACCCCTTCTTGCTGTTAGCCGAGAGCCGAAGGGGCAAGTTTCAGCACCGAGACGCTGGACAGCTCCTATGCAGAGCGCCGTCTACGTCTCGCGCTACTGCAGTTCAACCACTGTGTGGCGCACGTGAGGTGGACAGAGAAAAACACTCAAACCAACCAAACACCAGCCCGTAGTGGAGGGGAGTCTGAGCCATTTGATGAATCAGTTCTTTCGAACAGTTGGTTTTGATGAATCAGTTCTAAGAACGATTCAGTGATTCTTTCATCTCATCACGTGGTCACTGACATCACGGCGTGAAATGTTTGCGTTCCATAAAACGTTACAGGAGACAAAATTCCTGTTAAATTGGCCTGTTTTCACAGACAAGCCCTGATAGCATGGAAATTGGTGTATAAGCACACTTTTTTACCCCACAACTATTTCATATTGAATAACAAGgacatattatttttatgtatatttttcaatgtcattgttggtacattaaaccagtatttaccatactttcaaaacaaaaattaaaataggaaaaatatgcaatatgaaaataatttaagaaaaaatgttttaccaaacaccaatgactttgaaccttgccttatacacagagacattgtcatgttagaatagaaaagggtcctgttcaaactgttgctataaaattagaagcacacaattccctagaatatcattatatgcttaaacattaagatttgttcTCATGGCAATTACTAAAGtcgtcaaacctgttcattagaagggggtgacccaatacttttggcaatatatagtgtatatgtCAGATTTCCGGTAACGTTAAAGCACTTCCGCTAATAGTAGTTGAATTGTGATTCTGTAGTTTTGCGTTCACCATGTAGAGTTTACTTTTAATATGGACCACAGAAAGACTGGCGTACCTTGTGCAGTTAGAGGGTGTCATAATAGCTGCTTCAAGCGTAAAAAATACCTGCAAGTTTAACACATTATAAGGAAGTACGACGTCATATTATTTACTACCGCGttgcaaaataaggtggatagatAGATTGGTAAAAGAATTGTTCAATCCGATTCGTGCATCATACTGACCTGTTTTGTGAATCGATTCACTAAAAGATTCTTTTAAAAGATCCGATTCTCCGAATCTCCTGTTAGCCTGCAGACTGACAGAAACGGACAAAAACGAATAGAAAATGATGCAAAATGATCTAGAAAAGATGCAAAATGATTGTTTCTGTGGATCGAAAGGGTTATTTTGTTCTTAGGATGTGAGAATGAGATACACATACTTGGCCAAAGACgatcaaatgattaattaaaactTGTTGTGGTATTTGTTAGTGTGTCTGTTGACTCGAGAAGTGCTCGGACAGGCTcatgctgcgtcccaattcgcacactatccgtcctaaatagtattcgaaaatagaattagtattaaaaaagtatgcaaaagattcccggatggtctactacttTCGGTTAGAATtcgaagttttatttttaatttttattgaatgcttgggaaaaaacaacataaaataagaaTTGTCATCATTGTCAAATCATAACAATACAACAACAGTCCAGGGTCATTTAGTCTTTCAGTCCAGAGGAAGTGCCAAGTCCTTTTTAGCAAAGCCATTGTTCTTATTGCTTTTAAGTTCGTAGAGAACTCAATagattcaaaatacattttcatttcaagttTGAATCTTAAAAATAGAGGTttgcatttagaaaatgtacatttatgaatatgatatttagCTAACAGGAAAATAAGGTTTATGAGATAAGTAtcacctttttttttcacattcatgaaagccaaaaattacatttctataAGCGGACTCAAAATTAGGATTCACATAACATTTGATAAAATCAAGAATGTCACACCAAAATGATGTTGTGTAAGAGCAATTCCAGAATAAATGTAAAGACGTTTCAGGGTTTTCTAAACAGAAAGAACAGTTGGTATTAATATCATTCTTAAATCTTTTAAGAGAGCACTTAGTTATCCGGGTAAATTCTATGAATCAACTTAAATGCAATTTCTCTCATTTTgttagtaattaaatatttgtgaaGTAATGCCCAAACTTTCTTCCAGGGAATATCAGTTACAAAACCATTCCAATAAGAGATTACATAAGGCACAGAAATTGACTCTTAACTATAATTTTCTTGATGAAAGGCACTGTTTTCCAACAAATGTTTTACAAAGATCCACTGAGTGACAGGAGATTGGAAAAGAAAGACCTCTAAAAAGCATGAGAACTCCATGTGgcactgcatcagcaacaatTGCAAACTCTTTCAGACTAACAGGAATTCCATCCTTAACTAAAAACTCAGAGTAATTACAGATTGAaccaattttattaaaaagttgaaacacaaaaataatacaatttttaaaccAATTTAAAAAAGAGAGATTTGTGTTTATACAGTAGGTTCTTATTATTACAGATCAGATATGAGTGAGGAGTAAAATGAGGGACCAAGCTAATAAAATTTGCAGatgaaaaagaaataatttGACAGGGATTTTCATGATGTTATAGTTACAGATTAATAAGAAATTTAAACCACCCAGTTTGGAAAAAACAACATTAGGGATCAGATTCCGTATAGATGAGGGCTTACTGATACAGTTCTTtatccaatttattttaaaggtgtTGTTTAAAGTGGTGAAATCAAGAAAGTTTAAACTCCCTTTCTCAATGGTGTTCACAAGTACAGATTTTTTAGTAAAATGAGTTTTATTCTTCCAAACAAAGTTGAGAAGCATTGTATCAATTCTTTTTAAGAATGGCAGTGTCAACATTCAAAGAGAGAGCAGCATAGGTTAACCTTGACAAACCTTCAGCTTTGGCTAGTGAGATTCTTCCCTTTAATGAGAGATCACGCTGGAGCCACATATTCACATCGATGCAGACTCTAAcggctaatattgcccacaacacATTGCGCTGTGGACAGGGATTCGATTAGAACTACAAacagaggcgtcatgcccattcaaagtgaggggggcacgtgccccctcagatttttgagccaagtggattttgaaggcagcttccaaaagacaaaaaaaaaatagcccaataatattttctatatttaaacacatcagctgctaaattcaaatctgcttcgctggctggcgctgagccagagacagacgCGTTTTCACAGCATTGCGCATtaaaccaatcacacacgatgctgttgagcttatgaatgcaatgaccaatcagaggcgttcagatgagtcaccACTAGAATgccggtgttttcttcactcgctCTCCGACTGAGctctttctggcgaattctctagttagaaacaacaaagtgcagatgtgtcTGTAAGaaagatattcatttcacagtgtaaacagcttcagtgattttaatgggagtttatGAGAGTActtgaactctagactgtcagtgaaaatgttctttgataatgtaaatgttctttgctctctttctgtacaatgaaagtgtttggataagtagcctaacttacaatgtttttattcacattaactttcaatgttaaattcacattaaatataaagtcagtcgtattaaaactgtgttatggcatgacaccctgTTACTTAAGTgaacagacaggtttttatgcatagttaatagactacattattaggctactttgacctattatatataggctatacataatctataaaggtatATTCATGTTTCATGCAGTTAATGTgtttgggaatgtttcgaataaaaaggaaaaataaataaacaagaacatAAGAACATCACATGACGACCCCCACTCGTGCCCCTCAGAAATAATAAGTGCACTACGCCCCTGACTACAAACACgcataaaaagtatttaaaaactacaaacatggcggatATGCGCGACCGACGGACAAGCAGAGAAAGGGATTTGAGTGATAAATAATCAATGTCTaacctgattaaaaaatattaatttaatgttatccaCGTTATACTTCATcatgcaaacacatgagcagagcTCTCTGCATGAAAGACCCGCGATGTGCCTCTTAATTTCTCGTAATTTCAACGAAATGTGgatgatgttaactgtgacaagatgattgacagggcagtttaaacagttacaGGATGCAGTAACTAAGCAATAGAGCGTCTGTTAAAGAAGCAGCTATGAAgaagtagtatgtcccaaagcgtGCCTACTACAtactcaaaagtatgtactttttcttcacaaacaGAGTATATACTTTTAGGGCATAATATAAGTAGgtgaattgggacgcagcaacAGTGTCTCATTTATGAGTCGGTTCATTAAAAAGATTCGACTCACAAAAACGATTCGGACATCGCTCATTGACAGTCAACACGCCAACCATACGGTAGGAACTAGGAACTGCCATCTATGCCTGCTCAACGCTCACCTGCTAGCTTCCATAGGCCTTAACGGACAAAAATAAACGaatgaaaaaatacaacaaagaacgGACGCAAACTGATTTTTTCCTTGGAACGAAAACGCCATTGTGTTCCCCGTGGGTTCGAATGGAACACTCGTATTTGACGATAACTGGGCCGGGAGCGTTccaatgattatttaaaatccGTTTGACGCGCAGCGCCAGTTGTGGTATTTTGGAGGGGGGTGAAGGAGCGAGAGACGGAGGATCGCGCAAGAAACGCAGCAGCGAGAGCGGTGCAAgagaaacacacatacacacacgcacgcacgcacacacacacacacacacacacgaaatATTCAAAGAATCACCAAGACAAGAGGATTCAATCTGAAGAATAGAAAAGAGAAACTGCGTATTGCGGGTGCGTATATGTTCTGTTTCCCTCTGATAGACAGCGGTGTTTTGGCGAGCTTGTTACCTTGCGCGACATCCACCTGCATAAAGATGCAACGGATGCGTTCATGAAATCATTGTAAACCATTCATATTAATCCAATATTGCTTTACTTAAGAAAGAAATGCAGGTTTATTCAGTCTAGACGGCTTGCTAATGCGTTTTGGGGGGGAAATGGGCGTCTTGCGTCATAGGCAGGGATAAGAGGAGATGTTTTTGAAGCAGATGAGGAGAAGAGCgtctgaataaattaaatgaacgCTCTGCCCGCAGTGTCAGCAACATCGTCTGCCCGCATATTCTGTCGTGGTTACTATTATTGTGTGTATTAATGTCGAGCCTCAATATGTTTTCATCTTCCTTTTGTTCATTTGTATTATGAaccctgtttttttgtttttcaattttttttccaatttttttttttaaatcagcatcGGCGTGTGCGGTAAATACTAAATGAGGCTTGTGGTGGTGACTGGGCCACTAGCAGCCCAGACCTGCTCTCCTCTACCTGTCTCTCGTGTTAGCGGTGACATCATTGAACGTGGGCACGTTAATTCAGGGGCCATATGTCTCGTGCGCGGTCAGGCCTCGAGGGCCACGGCGGGGCCATAAGATTTGATATACAACAAAATTCCTTTAGGGAATATTTTACAAGATGACGCATTTCTGCAGTTTATTTTCCCTTTTGAACTTCTGAATTAAGAAACTGCAATGTTTTTAGTGACATATCATcattagtaatttttttaaattgcagtgATGATAACCTAATTCACCAAACTaactcatatgtgaccctggaccacaaaaccagtcttaagtagcactggtatatttgtagcaatagccaacgaTACATTGTATGGGCCAAAAGTATCAAATCTTCTCTTATGACAAAAAtctttaggatattaagtaaagatcatgttccatgaagatattttcaatcgtaaatatatcaaaacttaatttttgattagtaacatgcattgctgagaacttcatttggacaacttgattttttttttttttgcaccctcagattccagattttcaaatagctgtatctcagccaaatagcGTCCTGTCctaccatacatcaatggaaagcttatttattcagatatatgaatctcagtttcaaaaaatggacccttatgactggttttgtggtccaggttcaCGTTTAACTAACACTTTAGCTTTAAAGACTTGTATTTTCCTATTTGTTGAAATAGGATGTTTGGGTGGGTTATAACGAAGTACGCCATGCTTTAAAACAATAGCTAATAAGCTGCATAAAC is a window from the Onychostoma macrolepis isolate SWU-2019 chromosome 03, ASM1243209v1, whole genome shotgun sequence genome containing:
- the asphd1 gene encoding aspartate beta-hydroxylase domain-containing protein 2 isoform X1; this encodes MFQQPHSLSIMPWSLDLVPLPPCALLGGPPLSGLLWTVLLLFLWYCYRVGSDPPSHSGMLKSGSGRSSFSRSSSRSPVDPRHSAPKASAAITMETVEEEEGTESYLTPVLSHAPFPTEAAAESRKLYRALQEYAKRYSWAGMGRIHKGLRNQARINDRPSIQKPHLFYLPDVPSIPFFPRDAHRHDIEVLEASYPIILAEFQAVYQRGIDTKLGWSYQGPKGQTVFPLYNAGVCVASNCRACPCTYRTLLSLRTFISSNSLGSAGFWLLGPGATLGGAYGPTNTRLRCHLGLQTPAQCELVVGGEPQCWSEGHCLLVDDSFLHTISHNGGAEDGPRVIFSVDLWHPNVAAAERQALDYIFAPEQ
- the asphd1 gene encoding aspartate beta-hydroxylase domain-containing protein 2 isoform X2, coding for MPWSLDLVPLPPCALLGGPPLSGLLWTVLLLFLWYCYRVGSDPPSHSGMLKSGSGRSSFSRSSSRSPVDPRHSAPKASAAITMETVEEEEGTESYLTPVLSHAPFPTEAAAESRKLYRALQEYAKRYSWAGMGRIHKGLRNQARINDRPSIQKPHLFYLPDVPSIPFFPRDAHRHDIEVLEASYPIILAEFQAVYQRGIDTKLGWSYQGPKGQTVFPLYNAGVCVASNCRACPCTYRTLLSLRTFISSNSLGSAGFWLLGPGATLGGAYGPTNTRLRCHLGLQTPAQCELVVGGEPQCWSEGHCLLVDDSFLHTISHNGGAEDGPRVIFSVDLWHPNVAAAERQALDYIFAPEQ